A genome region from Paenibacillus pabuli includes the following:
- a CDS encoding ABC transporter ATP-binding protein, whose protein sequence is MDNGQSPVLKISGLSGGYSAKRPVLHGIDLEVGRGEMVGLIGLNGAGKSTTMKHILGLMTPQQGEVRVMGKKRDEDAQIYQSAMAFVPESPELYDEMTVMEHLEFTARAYGVSEADFKHRTEKLLDLFRMREKSTSLSTHLSKGMRQKVMIMCAFVAGPPLYIIDEPFLGLDPLGIRSLLDFMLEMKASGSSILLSSHILSTIENYCDRFIVLHRGQVIAHGTLNELRTQFGDSDAALEHMFYSLVQGRD, encoded by the coding sequence ATGGATAACGGACAATCGCCCGTGCTTAAAATCAGCGGGCTAAGCGGAGGATACAGTGCCAAACGGCCGGTCCTCCACGGTATCGATCTCGAAGTTGGACGCGGAGAGATGGTCGGACTGATCGGATTAAACGGTGCCGGAAAAAGTACCACAATGAAACATATTTTAGGCTTGATGACTCCCCAGCAAGGGGAGGTTCGGGTCATGGGTAAGAAGCGGGACGAGGACGCGCAGATTTATCAATCGGCGATGGCATTTGTCCCGGAGTCACCCGAATTGTATGACGAGATGACCGTAATGGAGCATCTGGAGTTCACGGCCAGGGCATATGGCGTATCCGAAGCGGATTTTAAACACCGCACGGAGAAATTGCTGGACTTGTTCCGCATGAGGGAGAAAAGCACAAGTCTGTCGACCCACCTATCCAAAGGGATGCGGCAGAAGGTGATGATCATGTGTGCTTTTGTTGCAGGACCCCCGCTATACATTATCGATGAACCGTTCCTGGGGCTGGACCCGCTCGGGATTCGTTCTTTGCTTGATTTCATGCTGGAAATGAAGGCATCCGGATCATCCATTTTGTTAAGTTCGCACATTCTGTCCACGATTGAAAATTACTGCGATCGCTTTATTGTATTGCATCGCGGACAGGTTATCGCTCATGGGACATTGAATGAGCTGCGTACCCAGTTCGGAGACTCGGATGCAGCGCTGGAGCACATGTTCTACTCTCTCGTGCAGGGCAGGGATTAA